In a genomic window of Trachemys scripta elegans isolate TJP31775 chromosome 12, CAS_Tse_1.0, whole genome shotgun sequence:
- the LOC117885730 gene encoding olfactory receptor 6T1-like, which translates to MGNQTRVTEFILLGFPNLWGLQVLLFIVLLLTYVLTVTGNLVILLLILSDQRLRTHMYFFLGNLSFLELVLTTVIIPKLLSGILAGRVHISFASCMTQSYIYFLLGTTDFFLLAVMSFDRYQAICNPLRYEAIMSSKVCTQLVLGSWIGGFLCVLFPTVTLTRLTFCGPNTIDHFFCDSWPLLQLSCSDTRLLERVDFVLSSFVLLSSLAFTTVSYTYIISTILRIPSSSERRRAFSTCSSHLTVVVMVYGSSIFLYVRPSWGKSLLLNKMAATLSCIVTPLLNPFIFSLRNDKVKEVLQDAFRQHKVKFSQRV; encoded by the coding sequence ATGGGAAACCAAACTCGGGTGACAGAATTTATTCTCCTGGGGTTCCCCAATCTATGGGGGTTGCAGGTCCTGCTCTTCATTGTCCTCTTGTTGACCTATGTGCTTACAGTAACCGGAAACTTGGTCATTCTTCTGTTgatactgagtgaccagagactTCGCACCCACATGTATTTCTTTCTGGGGAACTTGTCCTTTCTGGAGCTAGTGTTAACCACAGTAATCATCCCAAAATTGCTGTCCGGCATCCTCGCTGGGAGAGTCCACATCTCCTTTGCTAGTTGCATGACCCAGTCCTATATCTACTTCCTTTTGGGAACCACCGATTTCTTCCTTCTGGCTGTCATGTCCTTCGACCGTTACCAAGCCATCTGCAACCCGCTGCGGTATGAAGCCATCATGAGCAGCAAAGTCTGTACCCAGCTTGTCCTGGGTTCATGGATAGGCGGCTTCCTGTGTGTCCTCTTCCCGACTGTTACGCTAACCAGGTTGACCTTCTGTGGACCCAACACCATCGACCACTTCTTCTGTGATAGCTggcccctcctgcagctttcCTGCTCTGACACCCGACTCCTCGAACGGGTGGACTTTGTGCTGTCCTCCTTCGTGCTGCTAAGCTCCTTGGCGTTCACCACGGTCTCTTACACCtacatcatctccaccatcctgaggATACCATCCTCCTCAGAGAGGCGgagagccttctccacctgctcttCCCACTTGACTGTGGTGGTGATGGTGTACGGCAGCTCCATATTCCTCTATGTCAGGCCATCGTGGGGAAAGTCTTTGCTTCTCAATAAAATGGCTGCGACCTTGAGTTGCATCGTGACACCTTTGCTGAACCCCTTCATTTTTAGCCTCAGGAATGACAAGGTGAAGGAGGTTTTGCAGGATGCTTTCCGGCAGCATAAGGTGAAATTTTCCCAGAGGGTGTGA